The Arachis duranensis cultivar V14167 chromosome 2, aradu.V14167.gnm2.J7QH, whole genome shotgun sequence genome has a window encoding:
- the LOC107472792 gene encoding cyclin-dependent kinase F-1 codes for MDPPSKSWSIHTRSEIIAKYQILERVGAGAYADVYRGRRLSDDLIVALKEIHDYQSAFREIDALQILQGSPNVVVLHEYFWREDEDAVLVLEYLRTDLATVIDDAKKKKNGLPVGEIKRWMMQILCGVDSCHRNMIVHRDLKPGNLLIGDDGILKLADFGQARILGEPGFDTSEENPQTYEHDGSSLQAGSGNQEQGTVLREEYFRVLDELKTKRSAEDIDKDTNIPDGNTSCLATCTTSDIDDDPLKSSFSYEAREDEGEEAGCLTSCVGTRWFRAPELLYGSTNYGLEIDLWSLGCIFAELLTLDPLFPGTADIDQLSRIINVLGNLDEKAWPGCSKLPDYGIISFSKVENPPGLEACLPNRSPDEVALVKKLVCYDPAKRATATELLHDKYFNEEPLPVPVSELHVPLNRKGEDENSPWHDYNYMGSDSDLEDFGPVNITKTGTGFSIQFP; via the exons ATGGATCCTCCATCTAAGAGCTGGAGCATCCACACCAGATCCGAAATAATCGCCAAGTACCAAATCCTGGAGCGCGTTGGCGCCGGAGCTTACGCTGACGTGTACCGCGGCCGACGCCTCTCCGACGATCTAATCGTCGCACTCAAAGAAATCCACGATTACCAGTCCGCGTTTCGCGAAATTGATGCGCTTCAGATTCTCCAGGGTTCTCCAAACGTCGTCGTTTTGCACGAGTACTTTTGGCGCGAAGATGAGGACGCTGTGCTCGTGCTCGAGTACCTAAGGACGGATCTCGCAACCGTTATTGATgacgcgaagaagaagaagaatggacTCCCCGTTGGGGAGATTAAGCGGTGGATGATGCAGATCCTATGCGGTGTTGACTCGTGTCACCGGAACATGATCGTGCATCGGGATTTGAAGCCCGGTAATCTGTTGATCGGAGATGATGGAATTCTCAAGTTGGCAGATTTTGGACAG GCAAGGATACTTGGGGAGCCAGGATTTGATACTTCTGAGGAGAACCCACAAACTTATGAACATGATGGTTCTTCACTCCAAGCAGGGTCTGGAAATCAAGAGCAGGGAACTGTCCTTCGCGAAGAATATTTTAGAGTCTTGGATGAACTGAAAACAAAGAGATCTGCAGAGGACATTGATAAGGATACAAACATTCCTGACGGAAATACCTCCTGTCTTGCAACGTGCACAACAAGTGATATAGATGATGACCCTTTGAAATCTAGCTTTAGTTATGAAGCAAGGGAGGACGAAGGAGAAGAAGCGGGTTGTCTCACGTCGTGCGTCGGAACTCGTTGGTTTAGGGCTCCTGAGCTGCTTTATGGATCCACAAACTATGGTTTAGAAATTGATCTATGGTCTTTGGGATGTATATTTGCAGAGCTCTTAACACTGGATCCCTTATTTCCTGGAACAGCCGATATCGATCAGCTTAGTAGGATTATTAATGTTTTGGGCAACCTCGATGAGAAAGCATGGCCAGGTTGTTCCAAACTTCCCGATTATGGAATAATCTCATTTAGTAAGGTGGAAAACCCTCCTGGGCTTGAAGCTTGCCTGCCCAATCGCTCCCCCGACGAAGTGGCTCTAGTAAAAAAGCTGGTTTGTTACGATCCGGCCAAGAGAGCTACAGCAACGGAGCTACTCCATGACAAGTACTTTAATGAAGAACCTCTTCCTGTTCCGGTTTCAGAGTTGCATGTTCCTCTGAACAGAAAGGGAGAAGATGAAAACTCACCGTGGCATGATTACAATTACATGGGTTCTGATTCTGACCTAGAGGACTTTGGCCCTGTGAATATCACAAAAACTGGTACTGGTTTCTCCATACAGTTTCCATGA
- the LOC107472790 gene encoding putative disease resistance protein At3g14460 codes for MSCWEEWQLPDSEAFPQLKSLVIRNCRKLKGDMVNQVLMRIVFSSSDVSKVRQLEIREDHQRWRKEMRLDGDRLSIIGFESAVEYAFKARMIHHLTSLQEIYISGCSSVVSFAGNRLPAYLQKLTIKGCRKLEFPQQRQQKYDLVELLIEYSCDSLTSLWLDAFPNLKNLQIRGCENLESVSMIVSSPGEGLAAPNLTHLHVSWCSKLEALPRDMNSLLPNLESLDIRGCPNICRSPEGGLAPNLKELSVGDCEQQLRSLSWLGNLDNLTHLTVSGHGSKRIIKSYPEVGSLPCLPSLTTLEIWGFKNLETLNCNELLRLNSLQQLDISFCEKLKNMEGEKLPPSLLLLKIDECGLLGQHCKNKHQQIWYKISHIPTILVDGRRISE; via the coding sequence ATGTCATGTTGGGAGGAGTGGCAGTTACCTGACTCAGAAGCCTTTCCTCAGCTTAAGAGCCTTGTTATAAGAAATTGTCGAAAGTTAAAGGGAGATATGGTTAATCAGGTATTAATGAGAATCGTTTTTTCCTCATCAGATGTTTCCAAAGTGCGCCAACTGGAAATACGAGAAGATCATCAAAGATGGCGTAAAGAGATGAGACTTGACGGGGATAGGTTATCAATTATTGGATTTGAATCTGCGGTGGAGTATGCATTTAAGGCAAGGATGATCCACCATCTAACTTCCCTTCAAGAAATATATATCTCAGGGTGTTCGTCTGTTGTATCCTTTGCGGGCAATCGTTTACCCGCATATTTGCAAAAGCTTACAATCAAGGGCTGCAGAAAACTGGAATTCCCCCAGCAACGGCAGCAGAAGTATGATTTAGTAGAGCTACTAATAGAATACAGTTGTGATTCACTGACCTCATTGTGGCTCGATGCCTTTCCCAATCTCAAGAATCTCCAGATAAGAGGGTGTGAGAATCTGGAATCAGTTTCAATGATAGTGTCATCTCCAGGAGAAGGATTGGCTGCACCCAACTTGACTCATCTCCATGTTAGCTGGTGCTCAAAGTTAGAGGCATTGCCACGTGACATGAATAGTCTTCTCCCAAATTTAGAGTCTCTCGACATACGAGGTTGCCCAAACATTTGTAGGTCTCCAGAGGGCGGTTTGGCGCCTAACCTGAAAGAGCTTAGTGTAGGAGATTGCGAGCAACAACTGAGGAGTCTATCATGGTTAGGCAACTTAGACAACCTTACTCATCTCACCGTCTCCGGTCATGGCAGTAAGAGGATAATAAAGTCATACCCAGAGGTGGGTTCGTTGCCTTGCCTTCCCTCCCTTACCACTCTTGAGATATGGGGGTTCAAGAATCTGGAGACATTGAACTGCAACGAGCTTCTACGCCTCAACTCCCTCCAACAACTAGACATTTCATTCTGTGAGAAGCTGAAGAATATGGAAGGTGAAAAGCTGCCTCCCTCTCTCTTACTACTCAAAATTGACGAATGTGGTTTGCTGGGCCAACACTGCAAGAACAAGCATCAACAAATTTGGTACAAAATTTCCCACATCCCCACCATTCTAGTCGATGGCCGACGAATTTCTGAGTAG
- the LOC110272394 gene encoding putative disease resistance RPP13-like protein 1 — MATKIEEVVKRIEDLQKLKDTLGLKEIPTGSSSWRPPSTSLERGIVYGRDDDKQALIKMLNDNNHHSLSVISIVGMGGVGKTTLAQCLYNNTDLMKGFDLKAWICVSENFDIVETTKNLIKEITSGVCCLDGFNLLQQDLKEKLSEKKFFVVLDDIWSNDGDKWKSFITPFQYGRKGSTVLLITRKENVGPIVQNYNSYFLNGLSDDYCWSIFADNSSFPESNGSSELEEIGRKIVKKCDGLPLAAETLGRLLRSKHDVEEWNKVLSSDIWEFPVTDSKILPALLISYYHLPAYLKRCFVYCSLYPKDHKFDKDELILLWMAEDPLRAPKRRETLEEVGRECFDDLASRLFFKQVESSEKYFVMHDLMHDLATFLAGEFYCRLSEELGENEEMRILTRHLSCDYPIFEKLCSSKSIESLRTFLFINNAQFHVRKESTRLTCDILSKNKYLRVLSFDELCVFPDSMGKLIHLRYLNLSQTEIKTLPESLCKLCNLQTLKLRYCSKLRMLPNGMYNLVNLRHLDIWGTHLKEMPKGMSKLNQLHILSNYMVGKNEDSGIQELGGLPNLHGSFGIQKLENVIYVNQARNAKIRDKKHIDELWLEWSSSDDMVSDTQTERDILDNLQPHNGLKELTIWGYRGTTFPNWVGNCSYQNMTSVSLESCNNCYLLPSLGQLPSLQSLRIDDFGQLKSVGMEFYKNEGYQHSSPIALFPSLQLLEFDNMPCWEEWCLPDSEAFPQLKSLQINDCPMLKGDMLNSVLMRIISSSLDVLKVSKLEIQEGHQGWGKEMTLDGDSLSFSECESVLEYAMVINHLTSLQEIHISGCLSAISFPGNCLPKSLQKLTILNCSKLEFPQQQQQKYDLVELRIEHSCDSLTSLLLDALPFPISRIWI, encoded by the coding sequence ATGGCGACCAAGATAGAAGAGGTGgttaaaagaatagaagatcTTCAGAAACTCAAAGATACTCTTGGTCTTAAAGAGATTCCAACGGGTAGCTCCTCATGGAGACCTCCATCCACTTCTCTTGAAAGGGGGATTGTGTACGGCAGGGATGATGACAAACAGGCATTAATCAAGATGCTAAATGACAACAATCATCATAGCTTGTCCGTCATCTCTATTGTTGGTATGGGCGGGGTTGGTAAAACTACTTTAGCACAATGCCTCTACAACAATACAGATTTGATGAAGGGGTTTGATCTAAAAGCATGGATTTGTGTTTCTGAAAATTTTGATATCGTTGAGACTACAAAGAATCTTATAAAGGAGATCACTTCCGGTGTTTGTTGTCTTGACGGCTTTAATTTACTTCAACAAGATTTGAAGGAAAAATTGTCGGAAAAGAAGTTCTTCGTTGTTTTGGACGATATTTGGAGTAATGATGGTGACAAGTGGAAAAGTTTTATTACTCCTTTTCAATATGGGAGGAAGGGAAGTACTGTTCTTCTAATTACTCGCAAGGAAAATGTTGGTCCAATAGTCCAAAATTATAACTCTTACTTTCTCAATGGTCTGTCAGATGATTATTGCTGGTCTATTTTTGCGGACAATTCATCCTTTCCTGAATCAAATGGGAGTTCAGAACTTGAAGAAATAGGTAGAAAGATTGTCAAGAAGTGTGATGGCTTGCCCTTAGCTGCAGAAACACTTGGACGCTTGTTGCGCTCAAAGCATGATGTAGAAGAATGGAATAAAGTACTATCGAGTGACATTTGGGAATTTCCTGTGACAGATAGTAAGATTCTTCCAGCATTGTTAATAAGTTACTATCATCTGCCTGCCTATTTAAAACGGTGCTTTGTTTATTGTTCATTGTATCCCAAAGACCATAAATTTGATAAAGATGAATTAATCTTGCTATGGATGGCTGAAGATCCTTTGCGAGCACCAAAGAGGAGAGAAACTTTGGAAGAAGTTGGTCGTGAATGTTTTGATGACTTGGCTTCAAGACTATTTTTCAAGCAGGTCGAAAGCAGTGAGAAGTATTTTgtgatgcatgatctcatgCATGACCTGGCAACTTTTCTTGCTGGAGAATTTTATTGTAGATTATCAGAAGAACTTGGTGAAAATGAAGAGATGAGGATTCTGACTCGTCATTTGTCATGCGATTATCCAATCTTTGAAAAACTCTGTTCCTCTAAAAGTATAGAATCTTTGAGGACATTCTTGTTTATCAATAATGCTCAATTTCATGTTAGGAAAGAAAGCACAAGGTTAACATGTGACATATTGTCAAAGAATAAATACTTGAGAGTTTTATCCTTTGATGAACTTTGTGTATTTCCTGATTCAATGGGCAAACTGATCCACTTGCGCTATTTGAATCTCTCTCAGACTGAGATTAAGACATTGCCGGAGTCACTGTGCAAGTTGTGTAATCTACAAACATTAAAGCTAAGATATTGTTCAAAGTTGAGGATGCTACCCAATGGCATGTACAATCTTGTGAATTTGCGGCATCTTGATATATGGGGTACTCATCTAAAAGAAATGCCAAAGGGAATGAGCAAATTGAACCAGTTGCACATTTTAAGCAACTACATGGTAGGCAAGAATGAAGATAGTGGAATCCAAGAGTTAGGAGGGCTTCCAAATCTTCATGGATCATTTGGGATTCAGAAACTGGAGAATGTTATTTATGTCAATCAGGCAAGGAATGCAAAGATAAGAGATAAGAAGCACATTGACGAATTATGGTTGGAATGGTCTTCAAGTGATGATATGGTTTCTGACACACAAACTGAAAGAGATATACTGGATAACTTGCAACCGCACAATGGCTTGAAAGAGTTGACAATATGGGGATACAGGGGTACAACATTTCCAAATTGGGTGGGGAATTGTTCATACCAAAATATGACTAGTGTATCTCTAGAGTCTTGCAACAATTGCTACTTGCTGCCTTCACTTGGACAGCTGCCATCTCTTCAGTCCCTTCGCATTGATGATTTCGGACAGCTCAAGAGTGTTGGCATGGAGTTTTACAAGAATGAAGGCTATCAACATTCTTCGCCTATTGCACTATTTCCCTCATTGCAGCTTTTGGAGTTTGATAACATGCCATGTTGGGAGGAGTGGTGCTTACCTGACTCAGAAGCTTTTCCTCAGCTTAAGAGCCTTCAAATAAACGATTGTCCAATGTTAAAGGGAGATATGCTTAATAGTGTGCTAATGCGAATCATTTCTTCCTCGTTGGATGTTTTGAAAGTGAGCAAACTGGAAATACAAGAAGGTCATCAAGGATGGGGTAAAGAGATGACACTTGATGGAGACAGTTTATCATTTAGTGAATGTGAATCTGTGTTGGAGTATGCAATGGTCATCAACCATCTAACTTCCCTCCAAGAAATACACATCTCAGGGTGTTTGTCTGCTATATCCTTTCCAGGAAATTGTTTACCCAAATCATTGCAAAAGCTCACAATCTTGAATTGCAGCAAACTGGAATTCCCCCAGCAACAGCAGCAGAAGTATGATTTGGTAGAGCTACGAATAGAACACAGCTGTGATTCACTGACCTCATTGTTGTTGGATGCCTTGCCTTTCCCAATCTCAAGAATCTGGATATAA
- the LOC127739722 gene encoding putative disease resistance protein At3g14460, translating to MLPNGMYNLLNLRHLHIRNTPLKEMPKAMGKLKQLHILSNFVVGKHKDNGIQELGGLLNLRGSFEITKLENVVDVRQARNARIIDKKHIDELGLKWCSGDHIVLNTQTERDVLNSLQPHNCLKELTIEGYKGTAFPDWVGRSCYHNMTCVSLVSCKNCCVLPSLGQLPSLKSLRIERFDQLKCIGDEFYKNEGDHHSQPIALFPSLERLEFKAMPCWEVWHLPDSEAFPQLKWLEIGFCQMLQGDMLNHVLMRIVSSLSDASKVHKLEIREDHRGWSRGMSLNGDSLSIKGCESVVEFSFKAVISNNHLSCLQEIHITECLSIVTFSSDSLPKSLQKLRITQCRKLEFPEQQHQKYDLVELQIENSCESLTSLSLDAFPNLKNLDLDTCPNLESISMSEPPHTALQRLRIFGCDKLVLFAGEGLNAPNLTHFQVRSCDKLGALPRDMNSLLPSLQSLDVRGCPNIASWPEGGLPPNLKKLKVGGCEQQLSSLSWMGNLDSLTHLTVFGFGLRCVSVNSYLELGSLPLLPSLTTLKISWFLNLETLKCNELLRLTSLQQLHISDCYMLENMAGEKLPPSLLLLQIKQNYLLGEKCKNKHQEIWHKISHIPTIVVDGKKIL from the coding sequence ATGCTACCCAATGGCATGTATAATCTTCTGAATTTACGGCATCTTCATATAAGGAATACTCCTCTAAAAGAAATGCCAAAAGCAATGGGCAAATTGAAGCAGTTGCACATTTTAAGCAATTTTGTCGTGGGCAAGCACAAAGACAATGGAATCCAAGAGTTAGGAGGGCTTTTAAATCTTCGTGGATCATTCGAGATTACGAAATTGGAGAATGTTGTTGATGTGAGGCAAGCAAGGAATGCAAGAATAATAGATAAGAAGCACATTGATGAATTAGGCTTGAAGTGGTGTTCAGGTGATCATATAGTTTTAAACACACAAACTGAAAGAGATGTACTTAACAGCTTGCAACCACACAATTGCTTGAAAGAGTTGACAATTGAGGGATACAAGGGTACAGCATTTCCAGATTGGGTTGGCCGTTCTTGCTACCATAACATGACTTGTGTATCTCTAGTTTCCTGCAAGAATTGCTGCGTGCTGCCTTCACTTGGACAGCTGCCATCTCTTAAGTCCCTGCGCATTGAACGTTTTGATCAGCTCAAGTGTATTGGTGATGAGTTTTACAAGAATGAAGGCGATCATCATTCGCAGCCTATTGCACTGTTTCCCTCACTAGAGAGATTGGAATTTAAGGCTATGCCGTGTTGGGAGGTGTGGCACTTGCCTGACTCAGAAGCTTTTCCTCAGCTCAAGTGGCTTGAAATAGGATTTTGCCAAATGTTACAGGGAGATATGCTTAATCATGTATTAATGAGAATCGTTTCTTCCTTATCGGATGCTTCGAAAGTTCACAAACTGGAAATACGAGAAGATCATCGAGGATGGTCTCGGGGGATGTCACTTAATGGGGATAGTTTATCAATTAAGGGATGTGAATCTGTGGTGGAGTTTTCATTTAAGGCAGTGATCAGTAACAACCATCTAAGTTGCCTCCAAGAAATACACATCACAGAGTGTTTGTCTATTGTAACCTTTTCGAGTGATTCTTTACCCAAATCTTTGCAAAAGCTGAGAATCACACAGTGCAGAAAACTGGAATTCCCCGAGCAACAGCACCAGAAGTATGATTTGGTAGAACTACAAATAGAAAACAGCTGCGAATCACTGACCTCGTTGTCCTTGGATGCCTTTCCCAATCTCAAGAATCTTGATCTAGATACATGTCCAAATCTGGAATCAATATCAATGTCAGAGCCACCACACACTGCTCTTCAACGTCTCAGAATCTTTGGGTGCGAcaaattagttttatttgcaGGAGAAGGACTGAATGCACCCAACTTGACTCATTTCCAAGTCAGATCCTGTGACAAGTTGGGGGCATTGCCGAGAGACATGAATAGTCTTCTTCCAAGTTTACAGTCTCTCGACGTTCGAGGTTGTCCAAACATTGCTAGTTGGCCAGAGGGTGGTTTGCCACCTAACTTGAAAAAGCTTAAGGTTGGAGGTTGCGAGCAACAGTTGAGCAGTCTATCATGGATGGGCAACTTGGACTCCCTCACTCATCTCACcgtttttggttttgggttaAGGTGTGTAAGTGTGAATTCATACCTTGAGCTgggttcactgcctctccttcccTCCCTTACCACTCTAAAGATCAGTTGGTTTCTTAATCTGGAGACATTGAAGTGCAATGAGCTTCTCCGGCTCACCTCCCTCCAACAATTACACATTTCAGACTGTTATATGCTGGAGAATATGGCAGGAGAAAAGCTGCCTCCCTCTCTGTTACTACTTCAAATTAAACAGAATTATTTGCTAGgagaaaaatgcaagaacaagcaTCAAGAAATTTGGCACAAAATTTCCCACATCCCCACCATTGTAGTTGATGGCAAGAAAATTCTTTAA